CAGACTTTTAAAATGATCCGCTAAAATTTTTAGATTTCTGTCCATTATTTAATTATATTCAGCCAACCTTCATGTACATTTTGACGGAGGAAGCCGGATGCCCGTTTCTGTTTGCCATGGTTGGGTAGAAGTACGTACCAAAGGCTTTAACGATATTATCAACATCACGCCTCAGGTGCGGCAATTTGTCAAAGAAAAACATCTTAAAGAGGGACAACTTTTAATTTTTATTAACGGTTCCACTGCGGCCATCAGCACCGTCGAATACGAACCGGGATTGCTGCAGGATATTCCTGAGATGATGGAAAAGATTGCGCCCATGAACCGCCGCTACCATCACGACGACACCTGGCACGATGGAAACGGTTACGCCCACCTGCGATCTACCCTGACCGGCACATCCTTTACCGTTCCGGTAATCGACGGCCAGCTGGTCTTGGGAACCTGGCAGCAGATTATTCTTCTGGATTTTGACAATACCAGTCGTCAGCGGCGCGTTGTTCTGCAGTTCGTGGGCGAAATGGAATAGAACTCAGGGACGTTTTGCAAGAAATATGGCGCGCCGGGGACGCGGATAGCCTTCAATGGTGTATTTATTATCTGCGGGATTTAAAAAATCCGGCAACGATTCGAATTGCATCCAATCTGTTGACCGCTGTTCGTCAGTCGTCGTTAGGCTAACATCAATCAAGCGAATATCATGAAAGCCCGCTCGTTTTAGCCAGTTTTGCAAGGTAGGCGCAGACGGAATAAACCAGACGTTGCGCATTTTGGCGTAGCGGCCTTGCGGCACCAATACCTGCCCGTTTTCTCCTTCGATAACCAGCGTTTCCAGCACCAGTTGCCCGCCAGATTTAAGCAATCCTTTGAGTTTGAACAGATGATCAAAAGGAGAACGTCGGTGGTAAAGCACGCCCATGGAAAAGACCGTGTCAAAACATTGTAAGCTTTCAGGTAGGTCGTCGATGCCCAGGGGCAAAACCTGTACAGCCGGGTCGTTGATGTATTTTTGCATGGCGGCAAACTGGTACACATATTTTAAATAAGGATCAATGCCGATGACCAGCCGTGCGCCGGCTCCGCGCATGCGCCAGCAAAAATATCCGTTGCCGCTGCCCACATCCAGAACAAGACGTTGCCGCAGCGGTTCGATATGGTCTTTTAAGCGCTCCCATTTCCAATCGGAACGCCATTCGGTGTCAATGAATATATCGAAAAAAGAAAGAGGCCCTTTGCGCCAGGGGTGCAGGCGTCGCAACAATTTTTCAAGATGGTCTCTGGTCTGGTCGTCCAGATCGTCTTTTTTCCCGATCTGAATTACCGCTCTGTTTAAAGCGATTTGCGAAGGGCGGGCGGAGGGTAAATGGGCGATGATCTCTTCCCACCCGGCGATGTCCCGGTTGCCTGCCGGCTGTAAGGCCCGTTTAATTTGTTGCGCCAGCGTGTCTTTCCAGGCGCGGGGGATTTCTTCAAACTCTGTAAGCAAATCCAGAAAAGCGGTGTAGTCGATCATTTAATAGCCACCATGGAAATAAAATTTAAATTCTGGTACCACTGGTAACATTTGCTAAAACCAAGGGTAAGCAAACGTCGTTTGTGTGTATTAAAAGGTTCCGGCACAAGCACATTTTCCAGAGCGCTGCGTTTCTGGCTGATTTCCAGGTTGCTGTAGCCGTGCGCTTTTTTAAAAGCCAGGTGGAGCGCTTCTTGAAAAGCCTGCTCTTCATTGTCGTCAAAGATGGTTTTTTCGGAAATAATTAAGATGCCTCCGGAAGTCAGGCCCTCAAAGATTTTTTGCAGGACAGAGGAGCGTTCTTCCGGTGGAAGGAATTGTAAGGTGAAATTTAAAACCACCACAGAGGCATTGACAATCTTTATGTGACGAAAATCGGCGCAAACTAAATGAACGGGCGTATTGGCGTTTTTTAAATATTGCTTGCTTTCGCGGATCATGGCCGGCGAATTATCAACCGCAACAATCCGAACGCCCGGCCTGGTAATGCCGTTGCTCATGGCCAGGCTGGCGGCCCCCAGCGAACTCCCGAGGTCGTAACAGCGCGTATGGGGCTGAACATGATAGGCCGTAAGCAGGCTGATGCCCTGTAAAATTTCGTTGTAACCGGGCACGGAGCGGCGAATCATATCCGAAAAGACGCGCGCCACCGTCTCATCAAAGGTGAAGCCGCTGATTTGTTCCAGCGGGCGGGAATAGATGTCGTCTTTCTTTTCCATTCTTTTGGGCCTGTTAATTTTAACTGGGAAAATATAGTAAATATTGGAATAAACTAAAAGAGCAGTTTGCAGTATTTACTGGACAATAAGGTTTTAAATATTTTGAGCGACAAGAAGACTCGGTGGAGTAAAAAATTGCTTGCAAAGAAAACATGGCCAATGAAAAAATACTGATGGAAAACCTTCGCCCCTACTCACGGCCGCAGTTGAGATTTAATAGGCAACCATGCGCTTTAATTCATCTTCAAAATCCTGCAGCGACATGTAACGGTTAAGACGTTTATATTCGCGCCCATCCACAAAAATAATAATGGTCGGCACGCTGAATACCAGAAATTGGCCTCTCAATTCCGGGGCTTTTTCAATATCCACATATTCGAAATGAACAATGTCGAATTGCTCGCAGATTTGCTGCACCTGTGGCCGCAAAACCTTGCAAACGTTGCACGATTCCGTAGAAAAATAACCAACAACGATGGAATGCTTGTTTAATAATTCATGAAATTCATTTAGTGTCATTTAAACAACTTCTTCAATTTTTCTTGCACATTTTTGCCTGTTTTTTTCTTTTCTTTTTCGATGCGTTGTTTGATTTCGTGTTCCCGTTTTTTTAATTCTGCTTCTACTTTGCGCAATTCGCTTTCATATTTTTGCAATTGTTTTTCCAGCTCTTTCTGGTGGCGGGCGACAAAAGTTAAGAACCGCTGTTTAGAAGGATCGGTTTTCTTTTTAATTTCGGCTTCCAATCTTGCTTTGGCCTTTTCCGCTTCGGCGCTTAATTTCTCTTTGAGTCGTCGGGCCAGCGCCTCGTCCGCATTAGAATTTAGCTGTATCTTCCAGCGACCGGCCTGTCCGCTGATTTTTGCTTTGATGGTAAGTGTTTTAAGGCTGCGAAAAACGTCCAGCGTCAATTGCTGGGCGTAATTGAGTTTTTGGTTTGCAGTGGGCGTCAGTTCGAGCCCTGTGGCCAAAAAGCGGATTTCCGTTTTTACCGTGTCGCCGCTAAGCGTCAATTGTGCTTTTAGCGTTCCGCGGCCTTTTTTTACCGTAAAAGGAAAATAAGGCGAGTCGCTAATTTGCGTGTTGTCCAAAGAAAATCCCTGATAAAGCAAATCAAATGTTTCGTGGGGTACATCCTTGAGATAGTTCAGTTTGCCATTTAAAACGAAGGATCGGTCGCCGGCGCTTTGCCCGGAAATTTTAATCACCGTCGGGCGGTGGATAAAACGCTGATCGGAAACAATGTCTAAAATTTGCCCGGCCAGCTGAAGGTCGTCGTGCGTTTGCCCGGAAAGGCGTATTTGCCTGATCCAGAAATCGGGCCGTCCATGGGGCGAGTAAAAATAGATATCCTGGCCTTTAAAGCGCGGCGGATTTTCCTTTTTAGGCGCGTCCGATTTCAATCGGGTTAGATAACGGCGGCCGGTTTGTACGTAGCTCAAATAATTTTCCAGGCGATGGATCAGAGTTTTGCCGAACAGCAGTTGACCGATATTACGGCGCGTAATTTCCGGAATACGGGCTCTGGAAAGCGCCCGTCGGTAGTCCTGTTCAATCCAGCGCTCAACCTGCGCCACACTGGTTTGCAGACTCTGCAACTCTTTTTGCAGGGCGGTTTCCGTGGCGCGGATGGAGTCGGAAAGTAAGGCGGTTTTTTTCTTTACGCTATTCAATGTGCTCAGCGTTTTTTGCAGGCTTTTTAAGGTTTTGATGTTTTTAATATCAAGCTTTTTAATTTGCGCTTCGAGTTCTTTAAAATCCTGCTCATAGCGGGCGTTTTTTAACTTTTTGTTCCATTTTTCAAAAGATTGATTTAACGCCTTTTGCAGCGAATCAATTTTGCGCGGCGATTCAAACTGGAGCAGGCGGATCAGGCTATCGACGTTTATTTTAGCGCGAGCGTCGCTTAATGAAAGACCTGCGTTTTGTTCCATGTTCTGCGCCACGCGTTTTAATGATTTACTGATGATATTGTCTGCCTTTTTTTTACCAATCGGCTTTTCAGGTAGCGCGCCGTCCGTCTGGCGAGGCGTATTGGTTTTAAAATCACTTATCTGAAAGTTTTCTACAATGATTTTTTTAGAAAGCAAAGGCCAGAATTCAAAGTTGAGCTCGCAGGCGCCTGTTTCAAAAAGGTTGCGCATGGTGTTGCGAGGATTGGTCACGCGCAATCCATTGAATTTTAGATGCGAACCAAAAAATGAAAAATCGAGATCGTCGATTTCAACCCTGGCTCCCACAAGGGCGCTGCCGCTTGCTTCCAGTTTGGCTTCCAGCCAGCGATCGGTAAAGATCATGCTGAGCGCTAAAAACAAAACGACCAGCGCCGCTAACAAAATAACACCTTTCCAGCGTATCATCCCTGCCTCACCGCCTGTATTTTTTTGTAAATCGCATAAAATTTAGTTGATTTAAGTAACTGAACAATTTTTAACTGCTGAATTTTAGGGTCGAGCGTTTTGCGGTAGTAAATGACAAAGAGTTTAACGCCAAATGTCACGGGCAAAAATAAAAGCAGGCTTACGGCCAGGCTGCCCATTACCACAGTGTTGTTGTAGCGACTCAGGGCAATAATCGGAAATTGATAAAAGAAAGTCCACAGCCCATGTAAAGCGGGAACATCCACTAACAGAAAATAACCCAGGCTGTGAAAAAGCGGATCTAACAGATAAGCCAGACCGCTAAACAGGGCAAACGAAAAAATGACGCTGCCCAGATTCACCTTAAAGATGATCACGATTAAAATTACCAACACATTGTGTAGCGTGAAAAACGGCGTCAATCCCAAAATCATGCCCAGACTAAAGCCCACGGCAATTTGCGCCGGCGTATCATCCGAGCGTAAAATTTTGAGAATTTTAGCGAGAATTTCCAGGCCGAACATGCAATCTCCAGTGTAGTTTTGTGAATTATCAAATATAAAGGAAAATAGGAGTAGAAACAAGAAATCTCCCCATGAAGCGCGTCTTTTTTATCCAGGGCGGCGAGGCGGCGATCAAAAACATTTTCGCAGGGATAAAAACAACCACAGAGAACACAGTGAAGTCACAAAGGCGCAAAGAATGTTTAAAATTAAAAATAGTTTCAGTTGCCCTCCCCCTCTTGATCTCCTTTTCCAAGAATAAAAGTCTGGGAGAAGGGAGCGCTGAAAGTGGACAGTTGCCATTCAACCATTCAACTAATCAACCATTCAACCAATCCAGCAGCACAAAAATTTTCAAATCCCGCCAGGGAGGCTGTTGCAAATTCAGTTTGAGTAAAATTCAAAAAATTTGTAAATTCTGGGCGACAGATAAAACAAGTAATAACAAAGGAATTCCATGAGTTTTATTACTTATAATCGCTCACAAATGAATCTCTTTGGCTATAGTGTGGAAGATTTTGCCAGAGACGATCCAAAGAGTCGATTTGTAGTGGAGTTGGTTTCGCGCCTTGATTTAAGTGCACTTTATTCCCGTTATAGTTCACAAGGCGGTGATTCTTATGCCCCAGACATGATGCTTGCCTTATGGTTTTATGCTTATAGTAACGGCATTACCAGCACCCGTAAGCTGGAGGAATTGTGTAAATATGATACGCGCTACATTTATATCACTGGGAATCAGCATCCGGATCATAGTACATTAAGTCGTTTTCGCAAGGCACATTTGGATTTATTAGACCAATATTTTGTAGAGATACTTTTAATTGCCCAGGCCGAAGGCATAAGTAGTTTCAACCAGATAGCCATAGATGGCACGAAAATCAAAGCGCACAGCAGTAAGCGTCATGGCTACACTGAGGATCAATTAGACAAACGTATAGAGAAGTTAAGAGCAGAGATCAAGCAATACATGCAGCGCTGTAATTTTGTAGAACAGGGGGCCACGGATGAATTAGATTTAGAAACTCTTCGAGCGGAGAAAGAACGGCTTGAGCGCTTAGAGAAAGAGATATTAGAACGTAAAGCCCAATTGAAAGAGCGTAAGAAACAGCTCAAATCAGAACACCGTTCAAGACATCAAATAAATGTAAAAGAGCCGGATGCCCGCATGATGCCTTCGGTGGATGGACCGGGCTATAACGCACAATTAGGCGTAGATATGTCCAGTCATTTAATAGTAGCTCATGAAGTCGTAAGCCAGCCCAACGACCAGGGTCAATTCATACCGATTCAAGAACAAGTAGAGAAGAATCTTGGTTCAGATGATAAGCGATCTTACACGGCCGATTCCGGTTATCACAATAGCACAGACCTAAAAGAATTGGAAGAAAAGCAGATCGATGCCGTAATAGCCGATCCCCAGTTATCCAATCGTTCGATAAAGGAGACACCGACCTCCAAGGAAGAATTGCAAAAAGAAGAAAGAAAACTAAAACGAAGTGATTTTGTGTATCATGAACAGGGAGATTACTATGAATGTCCGGCGGGTAAGAAGCTTTTTCCAGTTGAGAGGAATAGCGAACGGATCGTATATCGTTCCAATGATTGTCAGGACTGTCCCTTAATTAATTTATGCATTTCCAGTAAAAAGAAAGTTAAGCAAATCCATCGTTCAGTTAATGAGAGTTATTGCGAACGTATGGCGAAAAAGTTACAAACTTCAGCGGCGCAGGAACGACTAAAGAAGCGTTCGGTGACAGTTGAACCTGTTTTTGGTAATTTGAAGCATAATTTAGGCTATCGTGGATTTTCCTTATCTGGTCTTAATAATGTTCGTAGTGAATTTACGTTAATGTGTATTGGGCATAATATTAATGTTCTATTTAAAAATATGTTAGGGAAACGTTTAGCAGCGTTTATAAAAGCATCACAAGAAAAAGATGATCTATTAATTTTATTTTCAAAGAATATTTTGGCATTTTTAATTCTATATTTTGCCCAACGTTTAAGAATGAGAAAAAATTATCAATATCGGAGAATATAAACATTAATTCCTCCCCCCCCCCATGCAACAGCCTCCAGGGAGGTACTAGATCTTTAGAAGGAAGTATCCTAAAAAGGCTGAAATTCGCTGTGCGTAATGCTTGTTATTTTTGAGGTGATTCATTATATTCAAAAGGCATGTATTTTTAGATTCTTAAGTCAAACGCATCATTTTCAAAATTTGAAAAAGTTTGATTAAACGGAAATCATTTGTATGGAAGGCATCAGGAGGATAGATGAAAAACTTTGCACTTATAGGGGCCGCCGGTTATATCGCTCCACGTCATTTAAAAGCCATTAAAGAAACCGGAAACCGATTGGTCTGCGCAACGGATCCTGCAGATTCGGTTGGCATTCTGGATTCGTACTTTGATGATGTTGATTTTTTTGTTGAGTTTGAACGTTTTGATCGCCATGTGGAAAAATTGCGCCGTATCAACAAAGGCGATGAGATACATTACGTAAGCATCTGTTCACCAAATTACTTACACGACGCCCACATTCGCTTTGCCTTGCGTGTGGATGCCGACGCCATTTGCGAAAAACCGCTGGTGCTCAATCCGTGGAATTTAGACGCCCTGGCCGAGCTGGAAGAGGAAACAGGGCATCGGGTGTACAATGTGTTGCAGTTGCGATTGCATCAGACCATTAAAGACTTACGCGAGCGGATTTTGAAAGCGCCCGCGGATAAAAAGTATCCTATCGATTTAACGTACATTACTTCGCGCGGCAAGTGGTATTTTTATAGTTGGAAGGGAAACATCGAAAAATCGGGCGGCGTGGCAACCAATATTGGCATCCATTTTTTTGACATGTTGAGCTGGATTTTTGGTAGAGTGCAGCATCTGGAAGTACATCATTCGGATCGAAAGAAGGTGGGCGGTTTTATTGAACTGGAACGCGCTTACGTGCGCTGGTTCCTTTCGCTGGACAAAAACGATTTGCCGCCGCAGGCAGTGCAGGCCGGGCAGCGCACTTACCGCAGTATTTTGATCGATAATGAGGAAATGGAATTTTCCGGCGGATTTACAGATCTGCACACGGTTGTTTATCGCGATATCCTGGCCGGGGGCGGATATGGTATCGAAGATGCACGCACTTCTATCGAATTGGCCTACCGCATCCGCCATGCGCAGGTGGTACCCGCGGAAAAAGAAAAAATGCATCCCCTGTTGTTAAGAGCGCTGGGAAAAGCAGGCAAATGAATTCGATTGCCAAACACCTGTGGCAGCGCAACAGCGAGTAAAAATTTAATTACGGTTATGCACGAACCAAAGATGGTCGGGAGTTAGAAGTATTTAAGTTTTTTAAACAGGTAAAGAATTCGAATATTTTTTAGAAAAAGTAGAAAGCTTCAGAGCAAAGAACGGTCTTAAGAAGTGCTTATTGGGCGTGGAATCCATGGATAGATATTGTTTTGCGCTCATTTTTTATCTACACCGAAGGGATATGAGATTGTCCAGCTAAATCCGATGCATATCAAGCGCAATAGTCGCAGTAAAAAAGAAAAAAAGGCCCAAAGGTAGAAAGGGATGGGCAGCGCCAGGGCTTTAACGGTCTTATTCAGAAAGATATTAGCCATCATTTTTGCATTAGTAAGAGATGATAGCCTATACATAGAAGGCAATAGAAAATCCAATAAAGCAGCCTAAAAGCAACAATTTAAGATATGGCGGGAAGACCTTCAGATCCCCCATAAAAGCATACAATAGTAGGACCTTCGGCATTTAACGCTGTAAGGCATTATAGCCTACTTTCACCCATTCCCCTGTTTAATTATTTAACCATTCAACCGTATGGATACTTCACTCCGGGGGTGGTTCAAAAGCGAAATTAAATGCATAGTTATTTAAAATCATGGAAAATCTTACATTAGCCCTCACCCCCTGCCCCCTCTCCCGAAAATCGGGAGAGGGGGAATTAAAGGGGGTGAGGGAAAGAAATAATTTATAAAAATACATTGTCTTTGACTTTTGGGACAGCCCCTCCATTCAGAATGACCGGCCGATGACTCTTTACCTCTTACACTCTAAACTCTTTCCCTCTATATTTCCCATTCTTACTTTTTTTTAGTTTTTTTATCTTTTGATATTTGAATTTTATTAAAATAATGCCTATTATTTTTTTAGAAAAAATTGTTAAACTTTTCATGTGGAGGGCGCATGAATTATCCGGTGTGGGAAGTCGCCTTTGGCTCTGGCCTTGTAATGGCCGTTGTATCGGTGGTGCATGTTTTTGTGTCGCATTTTGCGGTTGGCGGCGGTCTTTTTCTGGTGCTAACCGAACACAAAGCCTATCGGGAAAACGATGCCCGCTTGTTAGAATGGCTCAAAAAGCATACGCGCTTTTTTGTGCTGGTTACGGTGGTCTTTGGCGCGGTAACCGGCGTTGGCATCTGGTTTACCATTGGCCTTATTCAACCCACAGCCACCAGCAATCTGATTCACATCTTTGTCTGGGGCTGGGCCATCGAATGGGTTTTCTTTTTTCTTGAAATTACAGCCGCCTTGCTTTACCTGTACGGCTGGCAGAAAGTGGAGCGAAAACTTCATCTCATTTACGGCTGGATTTATTTTGTCACGGCGTTTATGAGTATGGTGGTGATTAATGGTATGGTCAGTTTTATGCTTACGCCCGGCGACTGGCTGCAAACGCACAATTTCTGGGACGGATTTTTTAATCCCACCTACTGGCCTTCCTTATTTACGCGCTTTTTATTTTCTCTGGCCTTAGCCGGAATTTACGCCCTGTTTACGGCTACCCTGCAAAAAGACAAAGTCTTACGCGCTAAAATTGTGAAATGGAGTCTGGGCTGGGTAATTCCCGCTTTTATTCTGGTAGCGCTTTCTGCCTGGTGGTACCGGGGCGCCATTCCTGAGGATGTCTGGTTGTACGCCAGGGGAGTAATGCCCACCGCGACCTTTTACTTAAAGTTGATGATTATTTTCGCCGTACTGACATTTGTGCTTGCGGCACTGGCCTATTTAAAAGCGGCCCGTTTGCCGTTTGCCTTTGCCGTTGTCATTACTCTTACCGCATTTGTAACCATGTGGTCGTTTGAGTTTGTGCGCGAAGCCATTCGCAAACCGTATGTTATTTACGATTATGTTTACGGCAATTCGCTGTATGTCAGGCCCATACCCGGCGACGACGGGTTTAACACGGAAAACCTGCAAGAAAAAGGAATGTTGCAGACAGCCAAATGGGTTCAGCAGCGCGAAATCAACGAACAGAATATGGAACAGGTCGGAAAAGAAATTTTCCGTCTGCAGTGTATGAGCTGCCATACAACGGAGGCTTATCGCGGCGTAAAACAGTACATCGAAACCTATCAATGGGATGAGACGGTCATTGCCGAAATGTTGCGCGGCATTGAGCTGATGGGCAGGGGAATGATGCCACCCTTTGCCGGAAACGATCAGGAACGCCTGGCCCTGGCGCGCTACCTGGCGAACCTGACCACACAGGTAAAACCGCTGTCGCTAAGAGACGGGCAAAAACTGTACGCCAGCTACTGCGGGGTTTGCCACCGGAGCGCTGCGGATGAGCCGGCCGTGGAGTTTTTTAAGGAACTGGAAAAGGAAGAGGCCATGGAAATACTGGATAATTTACCTGACCTGATGGAGCAAATGCCGGCCCTGAAGTTGAGCCCGCAGCAAAAGCAAACCCTGTATGAGTGGTTGAAAAATCGATAAAATTTTTCGGAGGAATTATGAACGTCCACGATATTATTCCAATCATAGATCCCAATCCCATCCCCGGTCCTTTCTGGCTTTTTAAGCTACTGTTGATGGTAACTTTTTTGCTGCACATCCTGGCCATGAACATGATGATGGGCGTTGCGGTCATTGCTCTGGCTGCAAAATTTAAAATACAGAACGAAATGTACCAGAAATTGTACGACAACTTAAAGAGTAAAATACCCAATCTTCTGCCGGCCACCATCACCCTTGGCGTGGCCCCGCTGTTGTTTGCACAGGTGCTTTACGGGCCATACTTGTACACGGCCACCATTATTTCCGGTTGGGTGTGGTTTTCCATCATCATCTTGCTGACCGTGGCTTATTACGGATTTTATTTTGTTTCCTTTAAAAAAGAGGAAAAATTTAAAAAGCCGATTTTAATTTTAAGTGTGGCGTTGATTATGTTCATCGCCCTTATTTACACCACTAACGTTCTTTTGTACATGCAACCGCAGTACTGGGCGGAAAAATATTTTGAACAACCTGCAGGCGCTCATTTGTTTTTAGACGACGCTACGTTGATTCCGCGTTTTCTACATTTTATCATCGGGGCGCTGGCCATTGGCGGATTGTTTGTGGCCGTGATTGGATATTTAAAGAGGAAGAAAGAGCCGGAATTCGCCGCCTTTTTAATTAAACATGGCGGACGCTGGTTTATGTTTGCCACCATGGCCCAGTTTGTGGTGGGCAGCTGGTTTTTAGTTGCCCTGCCCCGCGAACAAATGCTACTGTTTATGGGCAAAAATATGGCCGCCTCCATCCTTTTAGTGCTGAGTATGGGACTGACTCTGCTTACCATTTTTATGATGTCGCGCAAATTAAAAGGCGAGGTGTTACAGGCGCCGGTAGCGGCCATCTCCTTTATTACTTTTATCGTTCTGGTCATGATGATCGTTATGCGCGATATTTTACGCGATTCGTATCTTGGACCTTATTTCAGAGTAGAAGAATTGTCATTTCAACCGCAGTGGGCAGTGTTGGCGTTGTTTCTGATACTTTTTGCGGCCGGGATTCTGGTCTGGCTGTGGATGTTGAAAAAGTATCCCTTTCAAGCCGATGTTAAAAACGAGAAAGGTGTTTAAAAACAAACGCGCTGCACAGAGGATCAATGGCTGTAAATTTAAGGGGGGAGCACGGTTAGTTTTTCTCAATTTTCCCATTTGCCGTAAAAGCCGTCAGCTTTTCTTTCAGTAAATTCAGATTTAACGGTTTGCGCAAAACCATGTCCACGCCGGCTTTAAGGGCGCCCTCGATTTCGCGGGCGTCATCGCTGGCGGTCAGGGCAAAAATGGGCGTGTGTTTGCCGCTCTCTTCTTCTAATTTTCGCATCTCTCTGGTGGCCGTGTAGCCATCCATGACCGGCATTTGCATATCCATCAATACCAGATCAAATGGTTTCTGTCTAAAAAGTTCCACGGCTTCCTTACCGTTCCTGGCCAGCTCCACCTGAAAGCCGGCGCGTTTTAAAATGGAGATCATCAACTTCTGGTTCACGCGGTTGTCTTCGGCAACCAGCACTTTTAAAGCAGGTTCCGATTCCTTTAACGTATGGCGCGTAATCAAAGTGTTCTCCGGTTTTGCGCCGCTGACAATAGTGCGGATAGTTTTTAGCAATTCTCTGGAGCGGATCGGTTTTAACAAAAAGGCTGCAATGCCGCTTTCAAGGCAGCGCCGGGCGTCTCCGGGTTTTCCAAAGTTGGTCAGCAATATGATTTGCGGCGCGGCGCCCTGGCTGGCGGCGCGCACCTGTTCGGCCAGCTCAAAATGAAAGTCGTTGTCAGGACGCGCGTCAATCAGCAGCAGGTTAAACGGATTTTTAGCCCGTGCAGCCTGAGTTAATAACTTACTAAGTTTCTGGCGCTCTCCGGTTACTTTAACATCTATTTTCCACTGCCGCAGTAACTCTTCCAGCACAAGGCCGCTCATCCACTGGTCGGAATAAACCAGTACGCGAATCGAGCTTAGATCAACGTCTGTTTCGGGGCCAGGCGCGGCAGGCTTTTGACTTGCCGTAGAAAAGGGAATTAAAATTTCAATTTGCTGAGTCTCCGCCTGTTCTTTTTTTAAGGCGATTTTGTAATCCAGTTTGGCAATACAATAGTTCACAAAATCGATACCGGTATCACCGCTTTGATGCGCAGATTGACCGTTTGGATGGATGAGCCTGGAAAAATAATCTGAAATGTTATCGTTGGCCGGAAAGGATATTAAAAATTTAATTCGCCGCTCCTCAACGGGTTCTATATTAATTATTATGTTGCAATGCGAAAGATTCTGGAAAAGGACATCCATAATCACAAAAGCCAGATGTTTTAAGTAATTGGGATCGTGATGTATGAACAAAGGGATTTCGGGATGGATGCGTAAGAGTAGTTCGATCTGTTTTTCGCCGGTCTGAACAACAAAGGGCGAAAGCGCGTCTTCAATACAGTCGCGAATGTTGAAATCCGTTTCGTGAATGGGAAGATCGTCGCCTTTTTCATGGTAATCCAGCGCTTTTTGCAGGTCGTTTAAAATGGAAAGCAGATGATCGGAATTTAGCCCGGCGAGTTGAGTCTGTAACTCGCGTTCGGCTTTGTCGTCAGATTCTTTTAGCAAATCAACGATGTGCAAAATGTTGTTCAGAGGCGTGCGTAATTCATTGACAAATGATTTTAAAAGAGCGTAATCGGTCGGCGTGTTTTTTTTGCTGCGGGATTGCAGCTCTTTTTGTAATTTGTTTACCTCGAACTTATACTGGTAGTAACGCTGGTAGGCCTGCAGGGCGCTGCGGTAGGCAGAAAGCAAAAGATTTAATAGCTGCCGGTTGTTGGTGGAAATCTCGTGCGTATCTCCCAGGTAGATGCTTGTGAGAATAACCTGCGGATTGGTTTGCCCGGCAACGGTTTCATTTTGCAGCGCATCGTTCACAAACGAAAGCAGCGCGCCCGGTTCAAATTCTTTCAAAAACAGGTAGTCGGCGCCGCATTCTATGATTTTGATAATTTCTTTTGGCTCGTTCAGGGTGGTCATCAATACCACCGGAATGGTTTGAAGTTGAGGATGAGATTT
This sequence is a window from Caldithrix abyssi DSM 13497. Protein-coding genes within it:
- a CDS encoding TIGR03545 family protein — encoded protein: MIRWKGVILLAALVVLFLALSMIFTDRWLEAKLEASGSALVGARVEIDDLDFSFFGSHLKFNGLRVTNPRNTMRNLFETGACELNFEFWPLLSKKIIVENFQISDFKTNTPRQTDGALPEKPIGKKKADNIISKSLKRVAQNMEQNAGLSLSDARAKINVDSLIRLLQFESPRKIDSLQKALNQSFEKWNKKLKNARYEQDFKELEAQIKKLDIKNIKTLKSLQKTLSTLNSVKKKTALLSDSIRATETALQKELQSLQTSVAQVERWIEQDYRRALSRARIPEITRRNIGQLLFGKTLIHRLENYLSYVQTGRRYLTRLKSDAPKKENPPRFKGQDIYFYSPHGRPDFWIRQIRLSGQTHDDLQLAGQILDIVSDQRFIHRPTVIKISGQSAGDRSFVLNGKLNYLKDVPHETFDLLYQGFSLDNTQISDSPYFPFTVKKGRGTLKAQLTLSGDTVKTEIRFLATGLELTPTANQKLNYAQQLTLDVFRSLKTLTIKAKISGQAGRWKIQLNSNADEALARRLKEKLSAEAEKAKARLEAEIKKKTDPSKQRFLTFVARHQKELEKQLQKYESELRKVEAELKKREHEIKQRIEKEKKKTGKNVQEKLKKLFK
- the cmoB gene encoding tRNA 5-methoxyuridine(34)/uridine 5-oxyacetic acid(34) synthase CmoB; translated protein: MIDYTAFLDLLTEFEEIPRAWKDTLAQQIKRALQPAGNRDIAGWEEIIAHLPSARPSQIALNRAVIQIGKKDDLDDQTRDHLEKLLRRLHPWRKGPLSFFDIFIDTEWRSDWKWERLKDHIEPLRQRLVLDVGSGNGYFCWRMRGAGARLVIGIDPYLKYVYQFAAMQKYINDPAVQVLPLGIDDLPESLQCFDTVFSMGVLYHRRSPFDHLFKLKGLLKSGGQLVLETLVIEGENGQVLVPQGRYAKMRNVWFIPSAPTLQNWLKRAGFHDIRLIDVSLTTTDEQRSTDWMQFESLPDFLNPADNKYTIEGYPRPRRAIFLAKRP
- a CDS encoding secondary thiamine-phosphate synthase enzyme YjbQ translates to MPVSVCHGWVEVRTKGFNDIINITPQVRQFVKEKHLKEGQLLIFINGSTAAISTVEYEPGLLQDIPEMMEKIAPMNRRYHHDDTWHDGNGYAHLRSTLTGTSFTVPVIDGQLVLGTWQQIILLDFDNTSRQRRVVLQFVGEME
- the cmoA gene encoding carboxy-S-adenosyl-L-methionine synthase CmoA, encoding MEKKDDIYSRPLEQISGFTFDETVARVFSDMIRRSVPGYNEILQGISLLTAYHVQPHTRCYDLGSSLGAASLAMSNGITRPGVRIVAVDNSPAMIRESKQYLKNANTPVHLVCADFRHIKIVNASVVVLNFTLQFLPPEERSSVLQKIFEGLTSGGILIISEKTIFDDNEEQAFQEALHLAFKKAHGYSNLEISQKRSALENVLVPEPFNTHKRRLLTLGFSKCYQWYQNLNFISMVAIK
- a CDS encoding TIGR03546 family protein, translating into MFGLEILAKILKILRSDDTPAQIAVGFSLGMILGLTPFFTLHNVLVILIVIIFKVNLGSVIFSFALFSGLAYLLDPLFHSLGYFLLVDVPALHGLWTFFYQFPIIALSRYNNTVVMGSLAVSLLLFLPVTFGVKLFVIYYRKTLDPKIQQLKIVQLLKSTKFYAIYKKIQAVRQG
- a CDS encoding thioredoxin family protein, whose product is MTLNEFHELLNKHSIVVGYFSTESCNVCKVLRPQVQQICEQFDIVHFEYVDIEKAPELRGQFLVFSVPTIIIFVDGREYKRLNRYMSLQDFEDELKRMVAY